From the genome of Streptomyces sp. V1I1, one region includes:
- a CDS encoding VCBS repeat-containing protein → MTNPYTTGCRRKRSIAFLLALGLPLTAVTTLVLPSPGAAAASAPPKASASEVEAFDVAAKTGQRVEILDRREETAEVFANPDGTTTRRQHSTPVWSRYEGVWKKADATIVRHGDGTIGPASPAFGITFSGGGTGPLATMTKGGKSLSLSWPTALPQPVLDGNTALYKSVLPDIDLKVIAEVDGFAEHLIINTRQAAANPAVKSIKLGIATMGVTLTDDAGDNLTAKDADGNVVFSAPRPKMWEQPAATDEQPRVSGARLATADTADQPQTAPVSADVSGNTLTLTPDPTLLATADQFPLVVDPPFTGGYREKWAVVYSATPGEAYPNGSGWHSGTPSDEPRVGYNGTGATRSFFAMNTNGLEQADILDATFAVVETHSWGCNATAAGPTELWSTGGITTTPTWSNQPSWATKLASDSYAHGNPTFCPGNLGHDYSSTALTNYIQQAADSGWGSVAFGMRAASGYEYNTESFKRFTNSPALEVTYNYKPTVSSAKAYEGSWSPGGDGNKPVPCGDVIGNSGLALTALLKDQDGGTVTGEFSVTTSGGSAVSFSPSTDTVSTGQTASVSVPYSKLANGSYTWKVRAKDQEGTTSSYSAPCAFTVDRVGPAEAVTVTNTDGTAANEATDKYPARKSVQLKLYNSANDIAGFCWSMDGYLSASSVRCHNGTWVNVGADRHTATIDVIPTGWPNSTLHVVAYDTADNHSPLDNIKDAVTLSTTKSEFVYAPGKDPGTGFARTDLPGDLNGDGYGDMVATDDTNKLRLYAGDGTGKVAPAQTVGIGGWGGALIAHRGDLVGFASPTAEPDGYEDFVVRLSDNKLYIYGGTGLGTPAFDTRTELPHPSVDDATDWRRLRQIIAPGDIDGNTTAGHVGGNDLITIECKDDGCTNAALWLYTGNTIGDAQNNSQDQTEPFDLYNRVNLGLAGWKDYTNLAVGDQNGDGVKDLVARDPGTGQLYLYPGQITSGVFSLGTRSTYGNAGWQQRPHLASPGNAQGTVSTATYSDPDAGTDITYRQFQPTSGETYGDVWATTPADPTLTVPYVDDVGAAKTTTCPTGCLLFYPGGPTTHRSPRLVGLGSWDTSITGIF, encoded by the coding sequence ATGACAAACCCGTACACGACGGGCTGCAGAAGAAAACGCTCTATAGCGTTTCTTCTCGCCCTCGGACTCCCGTTGACGGCCGTCACCACGCTGGTCCTTCCTTCCCCCGGAGCCGCCGCCGCCAGCGCGCCGCCGAAGGCGTCCGCCTCCGAGGTGGAGGCGTTCGATGTCGCCGCGAAGACCGGGCAACGCGTGGAGATCCTCGACCGGCGGGAGGAGACCGCGGAGGTCTTCGCCAATCCCGACGGCACCACCACCCGCCGCCAGCACTCCACCCCGGTTTGGTCCCGTTACGAAGGCGTGTGGAAGAAGGCGGACGCCACGATCGTCCGGCACGGCGACGGCACGATCGGCCCCGCCTCACCGGCCTTCGGCATCACCTTCTCCGGCGGCGGTACCGGCCCGCTGGCGACCATGACCAAGGGCGGCAAGAGCCTGTCGCTGTCCTGGCCGACCGCGCTTCCGCAGCCGGTCCTGGACGGCAACACCGCTCTGTACAAGTCGGTTCTGCCGGACATAGACCTGAAGGTCATCGCCGAAGTCGACGGCTTCGCCGAACACCTGATCATCAACACCCGGCAGGCCGCCGCGAACCCCGCAGTCAAGAGCATCAAGCTCGGTATCGCCACCATGGGTGTCACCCTTACCGACGACGCCGGGGACAACCTGACTGCCAAGGACGCCGACGGCAATGTCGTCTTCAGCGCCCCCCGCCCGAAGATGTGGGAGCAGCCGGCCGCCACCGATGAGCAGCCAAGGGTCAGCGGGGCGCGCCTGGCCACTGCGGACACCGCCGACCAGCCGCAGACCGCGCCGGTGAGCGCCGATGTCTCCGGCAACACGCTGACGCTGACCCCGGACCCCACGCTGCTAGCCACCGCGGACCAGTTCCCGCTGGTGGTGGATCCGCCGTTCACCGGTGGGTACCGGGAGAAGTGGGCGGTCGTGTATTCGGCGACACCAGGTGAGGCGTACCCGAACGGGTCCGGCTGGCACTCCGGCACGCCCAGCGACGAGCCGCGGGTCGGCTACAACGGCACTGGCGCCACACGGTCGTTCTTCGCGATGAACACCAACGGCCTGGAGCAGGCCGACATCCTCGACGCGACCTTCGCCGTGGTCGAGACACACTCCTGGGGCTGCAACGCCACTGCCGCCGGGCCGACAGAGCTGTGGTCAACCGGCGGCATCACCACCACACCCACCTGGAGTAATCAGCCGAGCTGGGCCACCAAGCTCGCCTCCGACTCCTACGCCCACGGCAACCCCACCTTCTGCCCGGGGAACCTGGGGCACGATTACAGCTCCACCGCGTTGACGAACTACATCCAGCAGGCGGCCGACAGCGGCTGGGGAAGCGTGGCCTTCGGCATGCGCGCCGCCAGTGGCTACGAGTACAACACTGAGAGTTTCAAGCGGTTCACCAACAGCCCTGCTCTGGAAGTTACCTACAACTACAAGCCCACCGTCAGCAGCGCCAAGGCCTATGAGGGGTCCTGGAGTCCGGGTGGCGACGGCAACAAGCCGGTTCCGTGCGGTGACGTGATCGGCAACAGCGGGCTGGCTCTGACGGCACTACTCAAGGACCAGGACGGCGGAACGGTCACCGGCGAGTTCTCCGTGACCACCTCCGGCGGCAGCGCGGTGTCCTTCAGTCCCTCCACCGACACCGTGTCCACCGGGCAGACGGCCTCGGTCTCCGTGCCCTACTCCAAGCTGGCCAACGGGTCATACACCTGGAAGGTCCGCGCCAAGGACCAAGAGGGAACCACCAGCAGCTACTCGGCCCCTTGCGCCTTCACCGTGGACCGGGTCGGCCCCGCCGAAGCCGTGACCGTGACGAACACCGACGGCACAGCGGCCAATGAAGCCACCGACAAGTACCCGGCCCGCAAGAGCGTCCAGCTGAAGCTCTACAACTCCGCCAACGACATTGCAGGCTTCTGCTGGTCAATGGACGGATATCTGTCCGCCTCCAGCGTCCGCTGCCACAACGGTACCTGGGTGAACGTCGGAGCGGACCGCCACACCGCCACCATCGACGTGATCCCCACCGGCTGGCCGAACAGCACCCTGCACGTGGTTGCCTACGACACTGCCGACAACCACTCCCCCCTCGACAACATCAAGGACGCGGTCACCCTCAGCACGACCAAGTCCGAGTTCGTCTACGCCCCGGGGAAGGACCCGGGCACCGGCTTTGCCCGCACGGACCTGCCCGGGGACCTGAACGGCGACGGCTACGGCGACATGGTCGCCACCGACGACACCAACAAGTTGCGTCTGTACGCCGGGGACGGCACCGGCAAGGTCGCCCCCGCCCAAACGGTCGGAATCGGCGGCTGGGGCGGCGCTCTCATCGCGCACCGCGGCGACCTCGTCGGTTTCGCCAGCCCGACCGCGGAGCCCGACGGCTACGAGGACTTCGTGGTGCGTCTGAGCGACAACAAGCTCTACATCTACGGCGGCACCGGCCTCGGCACCCCCGCCTTCGACACCCGCACCGAACTGCCCCACCCGAGCGTGGACGACGCCACAGACTGGAGACGCCTCCGGCAGATCATCGCTCCCGGCGACATCGACGGCAACACGACGGCCGGCCACGTCGGCGGCAACGACCTCATCACCATCGAATGCAAAGACGATGGCTGCACCAACGCTGCCCTGTGGCTCTACACCGGCAACACGATCGGCGACGCACAGAACAATTCGCAGGACCAGACCGAGCCGTTCGACCTGTACAACCGTGTCAACCTCGGCCTCGCCGGCTGGAAGGACTACACCAACCTCGCTGTCGGTGACCAGAACGGCGACGGCGTCAAGGACCTCGTCGCCCGCGACCCCGGCACCGGCCAGCTCTACCTCTACCCCGGCCAGATCACCAGCGGAGTCTTCTCCCTGGGCACACGGTCCACATACGGAAACGCCGGCTGGCAGCAGCGCCCCCACCTGGCCTCCCCCGGCAACGCCCAGGGAACGGTCAGCACCGCCACCTACAGCGACCCGGACGCCGGCACGGACATCACCTACCGTCAGTTCCAGCCTACGAGCGGGGAGACGTATGGCGATGTGTGGGCCACCACACCGGCCGACCCCACCCTGACCGTCCCCTACGTCGACGACGTCGGCGCAGCCAAGACGACCACCTGCCCCACCGGCTGCCTCCTGTTCTACCCCGGCGGACCCACCACGCACCGAAGCCCCCGCCTGGTGGGCCTCGGCTCATGGGACACCAGCATCACTGGCATCTTCTAG